The window GCCCCGGTCTCCGGCCGGGCCTCGATCGCGGTCATGCCACCCTCGCTTTCGAGCTGGAGAACAGCCCGCCCGGCCGGCCCAGCAGGACCACGACGAGCAGGGCGAGAACCGCCATCGGGGCGACCGTGACGTCGATGTATCCACTGACGTACGACAGCAGGACGCCGACGATCAGCCCACCCACGACCGCGCCGATCGGGCTGTCCAGGCCACCGACCACGGCCGCCGCGAACGCCGATACGAAGACCACGTCCATCGCCGTCGGATGCACACCCAGCTCGGTGGGGACGACCAGGATCGCGGCGAGTGAGCCCACCGCCGCCGCCAGCGCCCAGCCGAGCGTCAACATGCCGCCCACCGAAACCCCGAGCAGCCGGGACACGTCCGGAGCGAAGGCCGCCGCCCGCATTCGCAACCCGATGGCGGTACGGGTGAACAGCAGCGTGAGAGCGACGACCACGGTGCCCACCGCCGCGAAGACGAACAGGTCGTACCGGGACAGCATCGCCACCCCACCGACCTCGAACGCGTCCCGGCTGAACGGCGTCGCGAACGGCAGGAACTCGTTGCCGTAGACGATGCCGAGCACGCCCTGGATGATCAGGACCAGCCCGAGCGCGACCACCACCCCGTTGAGCGGAGACGAGTGGTCGACGAACCGCATCACCACCCGCTCGACGGTGACGCCCAGCGCCAGCCCGGCCAGCAGCGCCGCCGCGAACCCCAGCCAGTACGAACCGGTGGCGTTCGTGACCGAGTACGCGACGTACACGGTGGACACCGCCATCGCGCCCTGTGCGAAGTTGACGATCCGGGCGGCCCGCCAGATGAGCACCAGGGCCAGCGCGAAAGCGGCATAGACCAGCCCGCGACTGAGCCCGTCGAAGGTGAGGTAGATGAACTCGCTCATGTTCAGAACCCCAGGTAGGCGTGACGGAGGTCGGCGTCGTCACGGAGCACCGACGCCTTGTTGCGCACCACCACCCGGCCCAGCGAGAGCACCACGCCCTCGTCGGCGATGGAGAGGGCGCTGCGTACGTTCTGCTCGACCAGCAGAACCGCGAGCCCGGTACGTTCCCGCAGGTCACGCAGCAGGGTCATGATGTGCCGGGTCACCTTCGGCGCGAGGCCCAGGGACGGCTCGTCGAGCAGTAGCAACCGCGGCCGGCCGATCAGCGCCCGGCCGAGCGCGAGCATCTGCCGCTCGCCGCCGGACAACTGGTGCCCGGCGAAGGTCCGGCGTTGCGCCAGGGGCGGGAACAGGTCGTAGACCTCGTCGAGAGCGACTTTCGCGTCGGCCCGGTCGCGCCGCCACAGACCGCCGAGCCGCAGGTTCTCGTCGACGGTGAGCTCGGTGACCACGCCACGGCCCTCGGGGACGTGCGCGATGCCCCGCCGCACCAGATGCTCCACTTTGGTGCCGGCCAGATCGTCGCCGTCCAGCATGACCCGGCCGCGTGTGCTGCGGACCAGACCGGACAGAGTGCGCAGCAAAGTCGTCTTGCCGGCACCGTTCGCCCCGAGCACGGCGACGATCTCTCCCGGTTGGACGGTGAGGTCGACGTCATGCAGTACGGGCGCCGCGTCGTACCCGGCGGTCAGGCCTTCGACCTGCAGCAATGCGCCGCTCATCGGCCTTCTCCGGCCGACTCCGGGGTATGCGTGATCATCGGCGCTCCTTCCTTCGGGGCCGCTCATAGACGTGTTTCGGGTATGCCGAAGAGAGCCGGGACACGACCGGCTTTCCGGATATGCGAAGTCAGAGGCCGGTCAGGCCCCCGTGACACAGATGAAGCTGAGGAAGATCAGGCCGCCGCGCCGAGGTAGGCCTCGGTGACCTTGGGGTTCGCGCTGATCTCGGCTGGGGAGCCGATTGCGATCGGTTTTCCGAAGTCGAGGACCAGAATCTCGTCGCAGACCGACATCACCAGGTCCATGTGGTGCTCGACCAACAGCACGGTGGTGCCGGTCTCCTTGATCAAAGCGCCGAGCCAGGCGATCTCGTCGGCGTCCAGGCCGCCGGCCGGCTCGTCGAGCATCAGAATGCGCGGCTTCGCCACCAGGGCGCGAGCCAGCTCGATGCGTTTACGGATCGCGTATGGCAGTGCACCCGGATAGGCGCCCGCATAACGTGCGACACCGCACCGGTCCAGTGCGGCCAGCGCCTCGGACTCCGCGTGCCGGTGACGGGCGCCGACCATCACGTTGTCCAGCACGGTCATGCCGGCGAACTGGCCGACCCCCTGAAGGGTCCGGGCGATGCCCAGACGGTTCAGGTGGTGTGGGCGGGGCCGCCACGGGCTCCCGTCCAGAGTGAGCGACCCGGAGGTCGGCTGCACGAAACCACAGATGACGTTGAAAAGGGTGGTCTTGCCCGCGCCGTTGGGCCCGATGACGCCGACGATCCGTCCCGGCGCCACGCGCAGGGACACATTGTCGAGGGCGGTCAGGCCGCCGAAGCGGACCGTGATGTCGTGGAGCGCAAGCTCCTTGAGCTGGGAATCTGTTGACATGACCGCCTCGCCGGACCGGTGGAAGTCCTGTAAGGGAGATGGAGCATCAACTATTTACACTTGGAGTGTAACTTTCTCGGCGGACTCGTCAACCACTTGCAATGTCCGCGTTACCGACGAGCTCTGATCAGGCCACTCCGGCCGGCCGGAACTGCACGCTGATCCGCGGTCCGACCGCTTTCGCCGTCTTCGGCACCGCGTGCTCCCAGGTGCGCTGACAGGACCCGCCCATCACGATCAGATCGCCGTGCCCGAGCGGGAACCGCAGCGTCTCGTGGCCACCGGCCCGTGGTCGAAGAAGCAGGTTGCGGGGCGACCCGAACGAGACGATGGCGACCATGGTGTCCTCGGTGGCCGACCGGCCGATGGTGTCACCGTGCCAGGCCACGCTGTCGCGGCCGTCGCGGTAGAGACACATGCCCGCGGTCACGAACTCCTCGCCCAACTCCTCGGCGTAGTGCCGGTTGAGCTCGCCCCGCGCCGCCACCAGGGCGGGATGTGGCAGTTGCTCCCGCGGGCCGAACCACCGCAGGAGCCGGGGGACGTCGACGACGTCGTCATACATCTTGCGCCGCTCGGCCCGCCAGTCGATGCCGAGCAGGGTTTCGAAGACGGCGTCCGAGCCGTGCAGCCAGCCGGGCAGCACGTCGACCCACGCGCCGGCGGTGAGTCGATGCCGGGTGAGGCGGCCGGTCAAGGACGTGACCGCCTCAGCCGGCCCGGACATCAGGTCGAACATCGATGGCTGGTAAGCGCTGGTCATGGCGCCACTTTAGTACGGGCGTTCGATCCCGGCCGGTTTCGGCTCCGTGTCTGTGGACAACGGCGGACCGGATACGGCTTCTGTGGACAACGGATCGGGGTCGCCCGGAATCGTGGCAGGCTTCGGGCGCAACACCGCGGCGGCCAGCACCGCCGCCGCGATCCCGCCCACCACACCGATGAGAGAGGTGACCGCGATGGCGTCGACGAACGCCGCCCGGGCCACATCGGCCAGCCCGGCGTCACCGGTCGCGGCCGCGACGCCGAGGGCGTCACCGAGCGAGTCCCGTGCCGGACCGGTGGTGCCGGACGGCATGGCCGCGCGGTAGGCGGTGGTCAGCACGCTGCCCAGCACCGCGACACTCAGCGCGGTCCCGACCTGCTGCACCGTGTCGTTGACCGCTGACCCGACGCCGGCCCGCTCCGGTGGTAGTGCTCCGAGCAGCGTTCCCACCGCGGCCGGCGACGCCACTCCACTGCCCATTCCGATGATCACCAGGGCGGCCGCGAGTTTCAGGTAGCCGTCCGCGGGATCCAGCGACGCCAGCACCGCGAATCCACCCGCCACCAGCAGGAGCCCGGCCGCCAGCGCCACCCGCGCGCCGAACCGCTTGTCCACCACCACGCCGATGCCGTTGAAGGCCATCGTCGTCACGATCATCGGAATGAAGGCGGCCCCGGCCCGGATCGGCTCGTAACCGAGAACGAACTGGAGGTACTGCGTGATCGCCAGCATCACCCCGCCGGCCGAGAAGGAGAGCAGTACCAGAGACAGGCTGGCACCCCGGAAGTTGCGATCGCCGAAGAGCGACAGCGGCAGCATGGGTTCGTCGACCCGGCGCTCCCAGAGGACGAACCCGATCAGCGCGACCAGGGCGACCACGAAACCGCCCGCGGTGCGCGGTGACTCCCAGCCGTGCCCGGGTGCCGAGATCACACCCCAGACCAGGGCGGCCATGCCGATCGTGGAGAGCAGCGCGCCGACCGTGTCGGGGCGGGTGGCCGGACCCTTCGACTCCGGGATGATCGCCAGGGCGGCGATGATCCCGAGGATCGCGATCGGGATGTTGAGCAGGAAGACCGAGCCCCACCAGAAGTGCTCCAGCAGCAGGCCGCCCAGTGTCGGGCCACCGAGGGCGCCGAGCATCAGGACCGAGCTCCAGATGGCGATCGCCTTCTTGCGCTCATCCTCGGCGAAGACCGTGGTCAGGATGGCGAGCGTGCCCGGCATCAGAAACGCGGCTCCCAGGCCCATCACGCCACGGACCGCGATCAGCTGGCCGGGGGTCTGGCAGAGCGTGGCCAGCGCCGAAGCGCCACCGAAGACCACCAGGCCGATGACCAGGCCACGGCGGCGGCCGTACCGGTCGGAGAGGCTGCCGGCGGTGAGCAGCACACCGGCGAAGACCAGGATGTACGCGTCGATGATCCACTGAATGTCGGCGGTGCTCGCGCCGAGATCGCGGATCAATGACGGGATCGCGATGTTGAGGACCATGTTGTCCACGACGACCACGAGCAGGCTCAGGCAGAGAACGCCCAGGATCAGCCAGCGTCGCGGGTGACGATCGGCCATCGAAACTCCTCCCTCGTACAGTGTTCGGGTTGGCTCGAACACTGTACTACTCGACTCGAACAGTGTGCGAGGACCCTTAAGATGAACACATGCCCGACTTCACCGACTCGGTGTGGACCCGCCCCGCCCGTGCGCGTACCGGCCAGCCGACGCTTAGCCGTGAGCAGATCGTTCGAGCGGCGATCGAGCTGCTCGACACCGAGGGCACCACCGGGCTGAGCATGCGCCGGCTCGGTGCCCGGCTCGGCTCCGGCGCCACGTCGCTCTACTGGCACGTCGCCACCAAGGACGATCTGCTCGAACTGGCCGTCGACGAGGTGATGGGGGAGGTCTACGTTCCGG of the Actinoplanes sichuanensis genome contains:
- a CDS encoding MFS transporter; its protein translation is MADRHPRRWLILGVLCLSLLVVVVDNMVLNIAIPSLIRDLGASTADIQWIIDAYILVFAGVLLTAGSLSDRYGRRRGLVIGLVVFGGASALATLCQTPGQLIAVRGVMGLGAAFLMPGTLAILTTVFAEDERKKAIAIWSSVLMLGALGGPTLGGLLLEHFWWGSVFLLNIPIAILGIIAALAIIPESKGPATRPDTVGALLSTIGMAALVWGVISAPGHGWESPRTAGGFVVALVALIGFVLWERRVDEPMLPLSLFGDRNFRGASLSLVLLSFSAGGVMLAITQYLQFVLGYEPIRAGAAFIPMIVTTMAFNGIGVVVDKRFGARVALAAGLLLVAGGFAVLASLDPADGYLKLAAALVIIGMGSGVASPAAVGTLLGALPPERAGVGSAVNDTVQQVGTALSVAVLGSVLTTAYRAAMPSGTTGPARDSLGDALGVAAATGDAGLADVARAAFVDAIAVTSLIGVVGGIAAAVLAAAVLRPKPATIPGDPDPLSTEAVSGPPLSTDTEPKPAGIERPY
- a CDS encoding ABC transporter ATP-binding protein; protein product: MSGALLQVEGLTAGYDAAPVLHDVDLTVQPGEIVAVLGANGAGKTTLLRTLSGLVRSTRGRVMLDGDDLAGTKVEHLVRRGIAHVPEGRGVVTELTVDENLRLGGLWRRDRADAKVALDEVYDLFPPLAQRRTFAGHQLSGGERQMLALGRALIGRPRLLLLDEPSLGLAPKVTRHIMTLLRDLRERTGLAVLLVEQNVRSALSIADEGVVLSLGRVVVRNKASVLRDDADLRHAYLGF
- a CDS encoding ABC transporter ATP-binding protein produces the protein MSTDSQLKELALHDITVRFGGLTALDNVSLRVAPGRIVGVIGPNGAGKTTLFNVICGFVQPTSGSLTLDGSPWRPRPHHLNRLGIARTLQGVGQFAGMTVLDNVMVGARHRHAESEALAALDRCGVARYAGAYPGALPYAIRKRIELARALVAKPRILMLDEPAGGLDADEIAWLGALIKETGTTVLLVEHHMDLVMSVCDEILVLDFGKPIAIGSPAEISANPKVTEAYLGAAA
- a CDS encoding branched-chain amino acid ABC transporter permease, producing the protein MSEFIYLTFDGLSRGLVYAAFALALVLIWRAARIVNFAQGAMAVSTVYVAYSVTNATGSYWLGFAAALLAGLALGVTVERVVMRFVDHSSPLNGVVVALGLVLIIQGVLGIVYGNEFLPFATPFSRDAFEVGGVAMLSRYDLFVFAAVGTVVVALTLLFTRTAIGLRMRAAAFAPDVSRLLGVSVGGMLTLGWALAAAVGSLAAILVVPTELGVHPTAMDVVFVSAFAAAVVGGLDSPIGAVVGGLIVGVLLSYVSGYIDVTVAPMAVLALLVVVLLGRPGGLFSSSKARVA
- a CDS encoding alpha-ketoglutarate-dependent dioxygenase AlkB — its product is MTSAYQPSMFDLMSGPAEAVTSLTGRLTRHRLTAGAWVDVLPGWLHGSDAVFETLLGIDWRAERRKMYDDVVDVPRLLRWFGPREQLPHPALVAARGELNRHYAEELGEEFVTAGMCLYRDGRDSVAWHGDTIGRSATEDTMVAIVSFGSPRNLLLRPRAGGHETLRFPLGHGDLIVMGGSCQRTWEHAVPKTAKAVGPRISVQFRPAGVA